From Chrysiogenes arsenatis DSM 11915, one genomic window encodes:
- the miaA gene encoding tRNA (adenosine(37)-N6)-dimethylallyltransferase MiaA gives MSRIPPVIALIGATAVGKTNLAIALARAIGGEIIGCDSRQVYRSLDIGTGKPSAAELDGVTHHMLDVAGPNEHYTAQQYIDTVRPLLASLQTQQIPAIITVGTGMYYEALIYGLLTAPAVDDETSVTARAHVAADSSAVYALIQQHDPASAARIASNDPARITRWLEVFLATGQPMEAFFSAPRTPLLPVTEFRLERPRPELYARINQRVTLMAQSGLLEEVKHAIEIGYDFERVKVVGYTELLPVLAGELPLEKGVEKIQLHSRRYAKRQCTWFRNRLGGEVLDLASENTAQLIAAILAHLKKTP, from the coding sequence ATGTCACGAATTCCTCCGGTCATAGCCCTCATCGGGGCAACGGCAGTTGGTAAAACCAACCTTGCGATAGCCTTAGCCAGAGCTATCGGCGGTGAAATTATCGGCTGTGATAGTCGTCAGGTTTACCGTTCCCTTGATATTGGAACCGGCAAACCGAGTGCCGCTGAACTCGATGGCGTCACGCACCATATGCTCGATGTTGCTGGGCCGAACGAGCACTATACGGCGCAACAGTATATCGATACGGTACGCCCGTTGCTAGCTTCGCTTCAAACACAACAGATTCCCGCCATCATTACCGTTGGCACGGGAATGTATTACGAAGCACTCATCTATGGGCTGCTGACCGCTCCGGCCGTTGATGATGAAACCAGTGTCACCGCGCGCGCGCACGTGGCCGCCGATAGCAGCGCCGTATATGCGCTCATTCAACAGCATGACCCCGCGAGCGCCGCTCGTATTGCGAGCAATGATCCCGCGCGGATTACCCGCTGGTTAGAGGTTTTTCTGGCAACCGGGCAGCCGATGGAGGCGTTTTTTTCTGCACCGCGCACACCACTTCTGCCGGTCACCGAGTTTCGACTTGAACGCCCCCGCCCTGAATTATATGCCCGAATCAATCAGCGAGTAACACTTATGGCGCAAAGCGGTTTGCTCGAAGAGGTCAAACACGCGATTGAAATCGGATACGATTTTGAGCGGGTAAAGGTTGTAGGATACACAGAATTACTCCCCGTTCTCGCTGGCGAACTACCGCTGGAAAAAGGGGTTGAAAAGATTCAACTCCATTCGCGGCGTTATGCCAAACGGCAATGCACATGGTTTCGTAATCGACTCGGAGGCGAGGTGCTCGACCTTGCCTCCGAAAACACAGCGCAACTCATCGCGGCCATTCTTGCACACCTCAAGAAAACTCCTTGA
- the mutL gene encoding DNA mismatch repair endonuclease MutL — translation MKIHVLPDEVINQIAAGEVVERPLNIVKELVENSLDAGATDIDVAIWQGGKSRIRVIDNGCGMAKHDLLLSVERHATSKISVFDDLSRLGTMGFRGEALPSIASVSRSTLTSREPHSDSGYTLHIHGGKIIQLAEVAANPGTTVEIAALFFNIPARKKFLRTTSTEQQLIAYALEAFALAHPTVAFRFEVDDAPSLLFPIASETQRIQQVLGRENARNLAFGEAHSEHGSARGYFSRPDSTRSRRDLLYCFVNRRIVKDKLLSTLLMRCYEPYIPKGRFPFGALYIDIDPALVDVNVHPTKTEVRFFNISAIEALLQEAFRTALAGSEQQPLHPALPSTSVSTPAPHSMEPTPTRTVPTRTAHQPLHREHTVPVATTPDRVAHREHLYQTAPVIDTPSPIQETIGDAEQLTIYGQFADSFVIAEYCDELILVDQHAAMERINVEELENRYAEETIPAQPLLFPHRLPLSAAQQRSLAGHQTLLGQLGFTVEVIEDTACLIAAPVGIPSEQAIDTVVELCDLLGKSKGHSETSLAEFRAHALRTMACHRSIKAGKTLSHQQMHELLQRLFQCRFPYTCPHGRPIILRYSRERLCHEFLRS, via the coding sequence ATGAAAATTCACGTTCTCCCCGATGAAGTCATCAATCAGATTGCAGCGGGGGAAGTTGTTGAGCGTCCGTTAAACATTGTCAAAGAATTGGTGGAAAACTCGCTCGACGCCGGAGCAACCGATATTGACGTTGCAATCTGGCAGGGTGGAAAAAGCCGTATCCGTGTGATAGATAACGGATGCGGCATGGCGAAACACGATCTCCTTTTGAGTGTTGAACGGCACGCTACCAGCAAGATTTCCGTTTTTGACGACCTCTCTCGACTCGGTACGATGGGCTTTCGCGGTGAAGCCCTGCCGAGCATTGCCTCTGTCAGTCGCTCAACCCTCACCTCGCGTGAGCCACACAGCGATTCGGGCTATACCTTGCATATTCACGGCGGCAAAATCATCCAACTCGCCGAAGTGGCCGCCAATCCCGGCACAACAGTCGAAATTGCTGCGCTGTTTTTCAACATTCCGGCGCGCAAAAAATTCCTCCGCACAACATCAACCGAACAACAACTGATTGCCTATGCGCTGGAAGCCTTTGCACTGGCACATCCAACCGTGGCATTCCGTTTTGAAGTGGACGATGCTCCCAGCTTGCTCTTTCCCATTGCTAGCGAAACGCAACGCATTCAGCAAGTGTTAGGGCGGGAAAATGCGCGCAACCTAGCTTTTGGCGAAGCGCACAGCGAACATGGATCGGCGCGGGGGTATTTTTCGCGCCCCGATAGCACCCGTTCACGACGCGACTTACTCTATTGTTTTGTCAACCGCCGCATCGTAAAAGATAAGCTGCTCAGCACCCTACTGATGCGCTGCTACGAACCGTACATCCCAAAAGGGCGTTTTCCCTTCGGAGCGCTGTATATTGATATTGATCCGGCACTCGTCGATGTCAACGTGCATCCAACAAAAACCGAAGTCCGATTTTTCAATATTTCTGCCATCGAAGCACTCTTGCAAGAAGCCTTTCGTACTGCGCTTGCGGGGAGCGAACAACAGCCCCTACACCCTGCGCTGCCATCGACTTCAGTATCAACTCCCGCTCCCCACAGCATGGAACCAACGCCCACCCGGACGGTGCCAACAAGAACTGCGCATCAACCTCTGCACCGTGAGCACACTGTGCCTGTTGCAACAACACCAGATCGCGTGGCACACCGCGAACACCTCTACCAGACCGCACCAGTAATAGACACACCATCACCCATACAAGAAACCATTGGCGATGCTGAACAACTGACGATTTACGGACAATTCGCCGATTCGTTTGTCATTGCAGAATATTGCGACGAGTTGATCCTCGTCGACCAACACGCCGCCATGGAACGGATTAACGTCGAAGAGCTGGAAAACCGTTATGCAGAAGAAACCATCCCAGCACAACCACTGTTATTCCCGCACCGTTTGCCACTATCAGCCGCACAACAGCGGAGTTTAGCTGGCCACCAAACGTTGCTTGGTCAACTCGGTTTTACAGTTGAAGTGATCGAAGATACCGCATGCCTGATTGCCGCTCCAGTTGGTATCCCGTCAGAACAGGCCATTGATACGGTTGTCGAGCTCTGCGATTTACTCGGCAAGAGTAAAGGGCACAGCGAAACCTCCTTGGCAGAATTTCGCGCACACGCCTTGCGCACGATGGCGTGCCACCGCAGTATCAAGGCAGGAAAAACCCTTTCGCACCAGCAAATGCACGAATTACTGCAACGCCTTTTCCAGTGCCGCTTTCCCTACACCTGCCCACACGGTCGGCCTATTATTCTGCGCTATTCACGGGAGCGGTTATGTCACGAATTCCTCCGGTCATAG
- the glnE gene encoding bifunctional [glutamate--ammonia ligase]-adenylyl-L-tyrosine phosphorylase/[glutamate--ammonia-ligase] adenylyltransferase: MGQFTDEAAALHNLGVLAQRWGIALDDPFLVDLRHRALTSYDGDLFLNNLERLVASHPDRFDSPQVPYFHGRSFEALTALLSSSIFIPKLMQRHPEYIDIVLGRPRPYPRQHRYEQRDFLRLESEMEGMDESDFMQLLRGYRNQKMIEIALRELQGADSLEVLLGDISMLAEITLELAYRYGWKSLVALYGEPHYLDYHGKSFPASFAVIGLGKLGGTELNYSSDVDIIYLYDSCYQGTTTGGKRKPIETHQFFVNLSKLITRYLGNVTEDGFVFRVDLRLRPDGDTGEICLGLQSYENYYGTIGQTWERSMLIKARCVAGCDQLVTQFRTMVRPFVFRKYMDESSILAIRELKEKIDTKVRKNLHTNVKLGRGGIREIEFFLSIIQLLYGGKEPRLRHHSTLRCLDIFTELHYIERHEADELWQCYEFLRRVEHRIQMHDQRQSHTLPDDEASQVRIARQMGFERLADFLAELQRIMERVHQRFATLFHSDDTNHEDTPLAQEIFSGNYSREELVPMLAAFGFDNPRQAANNVYSILERSLKINTESRRLREISGTLLEKLVASSDADMALTHFERFYHAAAGRGGVLKLIYDVPQALDIFMPVFSGSPYLSALINRHPEMVDILVSQQESSHLPTRHELEERIVKLTSRAASDMELLLDQLRYFKITEFVRIAFMELSGIIDVSASTAALSQLADVIVDRLYHALYAEMVIRYGEPRTESEAPCPFAIVGLGKLGGCELNYSSDLDLIFLYQGAGQTTGGTHGTLRNNEFFIRLVQRLINGLSVATTHGVCYKVDARLRPNGNSGSLVTPLDGFISYHTNAQAMTWEKQMLLKARFICGDATLYATFQNYRDEHVLLGAFGASQFREIYDMRLRIEQEKGKTREGFHDYKAGRGGLIDIEFLCQCEQLHGARENPWLLEMTRTFEIIDALAALHVWEKADSDKIREHYHFFRSLENMLKIFQENTSSALAMNGAAHHALAARMGFGNNGGERFLKHYRTVTTETREFFEKYFVKLMGTS; the protein is encoded by the coding sequence ATGGGGCAATTTACCGACGAAGCCGCTGCACTGCACAACCTTGGAGTGTTGGCGCAGCGGTGGGGTATCGCCTTAGACGATCCATTCCTCGTCGATTTACGGCACAGAGCACTCACGTCATACGATGGCGATTTGTTCCTGAATAATCTGGAACGGCTGGTTGCCTCCCATCCTGATCGCTTTGACTCGCCACAGGTTCCTTATTTTCACGGTCGTTCGTTTGAAGCGCTCACCGCGCTGCTTTCCTCCAGTATTTTTATCCCAAAACTCATGCAGCGACACCCTGAATATATCGATATTGTTTTGGGTCGTCCGCGCCCCTATCCACGCCAACACCGCTATGAACAGCGCGATTTCTTGCGACTTGAATCCGAGATGGAAGGGATGGATGAAAGTGACTTCATGCAGCTCCTCCGTGGCTATCGCAACCAGAAAATGATCGAAATCGCCCTGCGGGAATTGCAAGGTGCTGATTCGCTGGAAGTGCTACTCGGCGATATTTCCATGCTGGCTGAAATTACGCTAGAACTTGCCTATCGTTACGGCTGGAAAAGTCTGGTTGCACTCTATGGCGAGCCGCACTACCTCGATTACCACGGCAAGAGTTTTCCCGCGAGTTTTGCCGTGATCGGGCTGGGAAAACTGGGCGGCACAGAACTGAATTACAGTTCCGATGTTGATATCATCTATCTGTACGATTCCTGCTATCAAGGAACGACCACCGGCGGCAAGCGCAAACCCATCGAAACGCACCAGTTTTTCGTCAACCTTTCCAAACTCATCACCCGTTATTTGGGCAATGTGACCGAAGACGGCTTTGTGTTCCGCGTTGATCTGCGTCTTCGCCCTGATGGTGACACTGGCGAAATCTGCCTTGGCCTGCAAAGCTACGAAAACTACTACGGTACCATCGGGCAAACATGGGAACGGAGTATGTTGATTAAAGCACGCTGCGTTGCGGGGTGCGACCAGCTTGTGACGCAATTTCGCACGATGGTGCGCCCGTTTGTGTTCCGCAAATACATGGATGAGAGTTCGATTTTAGCTATCCGCGAACTTAAAGAAAAAATCGATACAAAAGTACGCAAAAACCTCCATACCAATGTCAAACTCGGGCGCGGTGGTATTCGTGAAATCGAATTTTTCCTCTCCATCATTCAACTCCTGTATGGCGGAAAAGAACCGCGTTTGCGCCATCATTCCACCTTACGCTGTCTGGATATTTTTACCGAGTTGCACTACATCGAACGGCACGAAGCCGACGAACTCTGGCAATGCTACGAGTTTTTGCGCCGAGTTGAACACCGCATCCAGATGCACGACCAGCGGCAAAGCCATACCTTGCCCGACGATGAGGCATCGCAAGTACGCATCGCACGGCAAATGGGATTTGAAAGGCTCGCCGATTTTCTTGCCGAGCTGCAACGGATTATGGAGCGAGTGCACCAGCGATTTGCCACGCTTTTCCATTCTGACGACACCAATCACGAAGATACGCCGCTGGCGCAGGAAATCTTCTCCGGCAATTATTCGCGCGAAGAATTGGTGCCCATGCTGGCCGCTTTCGGTTTCGATAACCCACGTCAGGCTGCCAATAATGTCTATTCCATCTTGGAAAGATCACTCAAAATCAACACTGAATCACGCCGCTTGCGCGAAATATCCGGCACACTCCTCGAAAAACTCGTCGCTTCATCAGATGCCGACATGGCACTGACCCACTTTGAACGGTTCTATCACGCCGCTGCTGGGCGCGGCGGAGTACTCAAGCTTATTTATGATGTTCCTCAGGCACTTGATATTTTTATGCCCGTTTTCAGCGGCAGCCCGTATCTTTCCGCCCTCATCAACCGTCACCCGGAAATGGTTGATATTTTGGTGTCGCAACAGGAAAGCAGCCACTTGCCTACGCGCCACGAGTTGGAAGAGCGGATTGTCAAGCTCACCAGTCGTGCCGCAAGCGATATGGAACTTTTGCTCGACCAATTACGCTACTTCAAAATCACTGAATTTGTCCGTATTGCCTTTATGGAGCTCAGTGGCATTATCGACGTTTCCGCCTCCACTGCGGCACTTAGCCAGTTAGCTGATGTGATTGTCGACCGACTCTACCATGCACTGTACGCCGAGATGGTCATACGCTACGGCGAACCACGCACCGAAAGCGAAGCCCCATGCCCGTTTGCCATAGTCGGCCTCGGGAAACTCGGTGGTTGTGAACTTAACTACTCCAGCGATCTTGATTTGATTTTCCTTTACCAAGGGGCGGGACAAACAACTGGTGGAACACATGGCACCCTGCGGAATAATGAATTTTTCATCCGGCTTGTACAACGACTCATCAACGGACTCAGCGTCGCTACGACACACGGTGTCTGCTATAAAGTCGACGCCCGCCTACGCCCCAACGGCAATTCAGGCTCGCTTGTCACACCACTGGACGGCTTTATCAGTTACCACACTAACGCTCAAGCTATGACGTGGGAAAAGCAAATGTTGTTAAAAGCGCGGTTTATTTGTGGCGATGCCACACTCTATGCAACGTTTCAAAACTACCGCGATGAACACGTGCTCCTTGGTGCTTTTGGGGCGTCACAGTTCCGCGAAATTTACGACATGCGTCTGCGCATTGAACAGGAAAAAGGGAAAACCCGCGAGGGGTTTCACGATTATAAAGCTGGGCGCGGCGGCCTGATAGACATCGAATTCCTTTGTCAATGTGAACAGTTACACGGAGCGAGAGAAAATCCTTGGTTGCTTGAGATGACTCGTACCTTCGAAATAATTGATGCGCTCGCCGCGCTGCATGTGTGGGAAAAAGCGGATAGCGATAAAATCCGCGAACACTACCACTTTTTCCGTTCTTTAGAAAACATGCTGAAGATTTTTCAGGAAAACACCAGTTCGGCACTCGCCATGAACGGCGCAGCACATCACGCGCTCGCCGCCAGGATGGGATTTGGTAATAACGGTGGAGAGCGCTTTTTGAAGCACTACCGCACCGTTACTACCGAGACACGTGAGTTCTTTGAAAAGTATTTTGTGAAACTGATGGGAACATCGTAG
- a CDS encoding CNNM domain-containing protein yields MFFSVSIVFSFLCSLWEAVLLSISPSYMQVKLNEEGKVGSILKGFKENIDRPLAAILTVNTIAHTAGAIGVGQEATKIWADSSPIVTGLVVPAVMTAAILILSEIIPKTIGANNWRLLAPFTVRSLDIVIKITFPIIWACQLITRVFNSSKEKNVFSRTDFLAMIQIGSKEGSLDEAESKFIHNLLHFRNYKVKDVMTPRTVTVSAPQDMTARAFYDRQDELVFSRIPLKENHDQETIVGYILKDEVLEHLIDEHTDKELRHFKRDIISVPENYSIFQLFNDFIHQREHIALVIDDFGGMSGLVTMEDVVETLLGAEIVDETDKIVDLQDMAKKQWKSRYKKMTAQQNKEKGTPVPPSVSV; encoded by the coding sequence ATGTTTTTTTCGGTCTCCATTGTTTTTTCATTTTTGTGTTCCTTGTGGGAGGCCGTCTTGTTAAGCATTTCGCCTTCCTATATGCAGGTAAAGTTGAATGAAGAGGGGAAAGTTGGCTCTATCTTAAAGGGATTCAAAGAGAATATTGATCGCCCTTTGGCGGCTATTTTGACGGTCAACACCATCGCGCATACGGCCGGAGCCATTGGTGTCGGTCAAGAAGCCACCAAAATATGGGCAGATAGCAGCCCCATCGTGACCGGCCTCGTGGTGCCAGCAGTTATGACAGCGGCAATCCTTATTCTTTCGGAAATTATCCCCAAGACAATTGGCGCCAACAACTGGAGGCTGTTGGCACCATTTACGGTACGCAGTCTAGATATTGTTATTAAAATTACTTTTCCTATTATCTGGGCTTGCCAACTGATCACACGAGTGTTTAATTCAAGCAAGGAAAAGAACGTGTTCAGCCGGACTGATTTTTTAGCAATGATCCAGATTGGTTCCAAAGAAGGTTCTTTGGACGAAGCGGAGAGCAAATTTATCCATAACCTTCTGCATTTCAGAAATTATAAAGTCAAAGATGTTATGACACCACGTACCGTAACCGTATCCGCTCCGCAAGACATGACAGCGCGAGCGTTTTATGACAGGCAAGACGAGCTTGTTTTCTCGCGCATTCCACTGAAGGAGAATCATGACCAAGAGACAATTGTGGGCTATATACTGAAAGACGAAGTGCTTGAGCACTTAATTGATGAACACACAGATAAAGAGTTACGCCATTTTAAACGGGACATCATCTCAGTTCCAGAAAATTACAGTATTTTTCAGCTCTTTAATGATTTCATCCACCAGCGCGAACACATTGCGCTGGTGATTGATGACTTTGGTGGAATGTCCGGCCTTGTGACCATGGAGGATGTTGTTGAAACTCTACTCGGTGCAGAGATTGTGGATGAAACCGATAAGATCGTCGATTTGCAGGATATGGCAAAAAAGCAATGGAAAAGCCGCTATAAAAAAATGACCGCCCAGCAGAATAAGGAAAAAGGAACTCCAGTGCCTCCTTCGGTTTCCGTGTAA
- a CDS encoding alpha/beta fold hydrolase, which produces MFFVNGHGKMYYELHGTGTRSVLLIHGFPLSSAMWRPQIDPLVQAGFSVITVDLPGFGRSDITSEVGSIDSLAMVIGELLDHLQIKKAAIGGMSMGGYVTLALYAQRPELFEKLMLIVTRAEADSEEAQESRTKLADQVGHNGVKAAADVFIRKLLGSETDKYLEKHLYHDIMMRASVSGTVQNLLAMRDRPDRRALLPTITVPTLVICGAEDNAIPPSASEDMAKQIPGAKLVTIPATGHICNMEDSASFNRALLDFL; this is translated from the coding sequence ATGTTTTTCGTCAACGGACACGGCAAAATGTATTACGAGTTACACGGCACGGGTACGCGTTCGGTGTTGTTAATTCACGGTTTTCCCCTTTCGAGTGCTATGTGGCGACCACAAATCGACCCGCTGGTGCAGGCTGGATTTTCTGTCATAACGGTTGATTTGCCGGGGTTTGGGCGTTCTGATATTACGAGTGAAGTTGGCTCGATAGACTCGCTTGCCATGGTGATTGGCGAGTTGCTTGACCATCTTCAGATCAAAAAAGCTGCCATTGGTGGCATGTCTATGGGTGGGTATGTAACGCTTGCGCTGTATGCGCAGCGCCCGGAATTATTTGAAAAACTGATGTTGATTGTTACTCGCGCCGAAGCTGACAGCGAAGAAGCACAGGAATCGCGCACAAAGTTGGCTGACCAAGTGGGACATAATGGCGTGAAAGCGGCGGCGGATGTTTTTATTCGCAAGCTTTTAGGGTCAGAGACAGATAAGTATTTAGAGAAACACTTATATCACGACATCATGATGCGGGCGAGTGTGTCGGGAACGGTGCAAAACCTTTTGGCGATGCGTGACCGCCCTGATCGTCGTGCGTTGCTCCCAACGATTACGGTGCCAACCTTGGTGATTTGTGGTGCGGAAGATAACGCCATTCCACCATCCGCATCTGAGGATATGGCCAAACAAATCCCCGGCGCCAAACTCGTTACGATTCCGGCCACTGGGCATATTTGCAATATGGAAGATTCAGCAAGCTTTAACCGTGCGTTATTAGATTTTTTGTAA
- the hfq gene encoding RNA chaperone Hfq produces MSKGINLQDAFLFVARRDRVPVTIYLTNGVRMTGSIDSYDSYIIMLKADDGIKMIYKHAISTICPMRPMSIQDAKHVPAKS; encoded by the coding sequence ATGAGCAAAGGAATCAATCTTCAGGACGCTTTTTTGTTCGTTGCACGTCGCGACCGCGTACCCGTAACGATCTACCTGACGAATGGCGTGCGTATGACTGGCAGCATCGATTCGTATGATAGCTACATCATTATGCTCAAAGCTGACGATGGCATAAAAATGATTTATAAACACGCCATCAGTACCATTTGCCCGATGCGCCCCATGAGTATTCAGGACGCCAAACATGTTCCGGCGAAAAGCTGA
- a CDS encoding MBL fold metallo-hydrolase encodes MRITVLASGSKGNAALVETDSTRVLIDAGLTMKGIEQRLESIGVAASSLNAVVLTHEHTDHVRGIGPLARRYRIPVYATEGTFSSAFGLTGDIPLAHVVHNDGSLGIGDIGVDLFSISHDAADPVGFRFTADGHSLCYVTDTGIYTSLIREYARDCHGIVIESNHDEEMLMEGKYPWALKQRVRSRFGHVSNREASLFLQEVWQPALRFVVLAHLSAENNSPAAAYTQNAQVLQHLGGHNTRLYATRQDAVGSTLWVS; translated from the coding sequence ATGCGCATAACCGTCCTTGCCAGCGGATCAAAAGGGAATGCGGCCTTAGTGGAAACTGATTCGACCCGTGTGCTGATTGACGCTGGCTTGACGATGAAAGGGATTGAGCAGCGCCTAGAATCTATCGGCGTTGCTGCCAGTTCATTAAATGCGGTGGTACTTACCCACGAACATACCGATCACGTGCGCGGGATCGGCCCGCTTGCGAGGCGCTACCGGATCCCCGTCTATGCGACCGAAGGGACATTTTCGAGTGCTTTCGGGCTGACTGGGGATATCCCTTTAGCTCATGTGGTGCATAACGATGGCTCGCTGGGAATTGGCGATATTGGCGTAGACTTATTCAGTATTTCGCATGACGCCGCCGACCCCGTCGGGTTCCGCTTTACAGCAGATGGCCATTCGCTCTGCTACGTGACCGATACGGGGATATATACGAGCTTGATTCGCGAATATGCGCGTGATTGTCACGGCATTGTGATTGAGTCAAATCATGACGAAGAGATGCTGATGGAGGGGAAATACCCTTGGGCGCTCAAACAGCGCGTCCGTTCGCGCTTTGGGCATGTATCTAATCGTGAAGCAAGCCTGTTTTTGCAAGAAGTGTGGCAACCGGCGCTCCGTTTTGTTGTCCTTGCACACTTGAGTGCAGAAAACAACAGCCCCGCAGCAGCCTATACGCAAAATGCGCAAGTGCTCCAACATCTTGGCGGACACAACACCCGACTGTATGCCACACGGCAAGATGCCGTCGGCAGCACACTCTGGGTTTCGTAA
- a CDS encoding chemotaxis protein CheV encodes MSMQDKKGILLESGTNELEIIEFQINKTQPDGSIKVGHYGINVAKVREIIKPPQTTDYPNAHPCISGIFNLRGKLIPLLDLAQWLGIPSNTPAADKRVIVTEFNQLFNGFMVDNVTRIYRMSWESVEAPSQFMETGNDCVVAVVRLENRLVMLLDFEKIIADVNPEANKYDFAEDTHVGHDASTMERRGQHTVMLVDDSSFIRRMLNETLRSAGYLTVTAQNGLEALELLQDEENALVDLLVTDIEMPAMDGFHLIKRLREQDKFRALPIIVFSSIISPENARKADAVGANEAITKPELSKLVQRVDSYLGI; translated from the coding sequence ATGAGCATGCAGGATAAAAAAGGGATTCTCCTCGAAAGCGGCACCAACGAACTGGAAATCATTGAATTTCAGATCAATAAAACACAGCCAGATGGTTCGATTAAAGTTGGACACTACGGCATTAACGTGGCGAAAGTGCGGGAAATCATTAAACCGCCACAAACCACCGATTACCCGAATGCCCACCCGTGCATATCTGGGATCTTCAACTTACGCGGCAAGCTCATCCCCTTGCTTGATCTCGCCCAATGGCTCGGCATCCCCTCCAACACTCCCGCAGCCGACAAGCGCGTGATTGTCACCGAGTTTAATCAGCTTTTTAATGGCTTTATGGTTGATAACGTCACCCGTATTTATCGCATGTCGTGGGAAAGCGTCGAAGCGCCATCGCAGTTTATGGAAACCGGCAATGACTGTGTGGTGGCCGTTGTCCGGTTGGAGAATCGCTTGGTGATGCTACTCGACTTTGAAAAAATCATCGCTGATGTCAACCCTGAAGCGAATAAGTACGATTTTGCCGAAGATACGCATGTCGGCCACGACGCCTCCACGATGGAACGGCGCGGACAACACACCGTCATGCTGGTGGACGACTCTTCCTTTATCCGCCGTATGCTAAATGAAACACTCCGTTCCGCTGGCTATCTTACCGTTACGGCTCAAAACGGCCTAGAAGCGCTTGAGCTTTTGCAGGACGAAGAAAACGCTTTGGTTGATTTACTCGTTACGGATATTGAAATGCCCGCAATGGACGGCTTCCATCTCATTAAACGGTTGCGCGAACAAGATAAATTCCGCGCGCTACCGATTATTGTTTTCTCTTCGATTATCAGTCCGGAAAATGCACGGAAAGCCGACGCAGTTGGTGCGAATGAAGCTATTACAAAACCTGAACTGAGTAAGCTCGTACAACGGGTCGACAGTTACCTCGGAATTTAG